A genomic window from Fibrobacterota bacterium includes:
- a CDS encoding site-specific DNA-methyltransferase, with the protein MPPKPKLPITVTSHTHDEATRKNIPTAEYQSVVDRDTRTPIQVAYERRNRDLDPQLVWRGKDEQDWSDLVVPAPPLYIQEKVHPKVLIDDLKRMTESGKKPEDQVDIFADFNGLPDSDAKTEFYQHDAHWTNRMILGDSLQVMASLAEREGLRGKVQCIYFDPPYGIKYNSNFQWSTTSRDVKDGNQEHITREPEQVKAFRDTWRDGIHSYMTYLRDRLTVARDLLTESGSIFVQIGDENVHRVRALMDEVFGDENFVSQINFKSMGALGQGDIPNVYDYLIWYAKDKKSMKFRPIYKLQDFDGDSEYRFVADAGVPKGFRSLETGEVRPEANVGLFRRSTLTSSGFTPSCTFDFPFDGKVFKPFGRKSWRTNSAGMDRLRRGGRIFSLGENLYFRRFASDAQLIQYENSWGDAPAAADKIYVVQTAPKFIERCFLMTTDPGDCILDPTCGSGTSAYVAEQWGRRWITIDTSRVALALARARIMGSRHPFYLLADSRDGQLKEAEITRSTPSSQPVRNTLRQGFVYERVPHIMLSSIANNAEIDVIWDKWQAKLEPLRESLNTSLGKAWQEWELPREVDPKWSASAKTLHADWWQARIARQTEIDKSIAAKAEFELLYDKPFEDKKKVRVAGPFTVESLSPHRTLTVGADDELLDFAAEAMAKEGRDFASVILENLKIAGVQQSKKEDKIEFSSLVPWPGSFVAAEGRYFEGNVERRAAVFIGPEFGTVSRPDLVDAAKEAGDAGFDVLITCAFNYDAHSTEFTKLGRLPVLKARMHADLHLAEELKSTTKGNLFVIFGEPDITLNPGPDGTYQVKVNGVDVFNPSTGKIQSDNADGIACWFLDTDYNGESFFVRHAYFLGQNDPYKSLKTTLKAEINQDAWETLNSDLSRPFEKPKSGRIAVKVINHLGDEVMKVFRV; encoded by the coding sequence ATGCCCCCAAAGCCCAAGTTGCCAATTACTGTCACTTCTCACACGCACGACGAAGCCACCCGCAAGAATATCCCCACCGCCGAGTACCAGTCGGTGGTGGATCGCGACACCAGAACCCCGATCCAAGTGGCCTACGAGCGACGCAACCGCGATCTGGACCCCCAGTTGGTATGGCGCGGCAAAGACGAACAGGACTGGTCGGACCTCGTGGTGCCCGCGCCTCCTCTGTACATCCAGGAGAAGGTCCACCCCAAGGTTCTGATTGACGACCTCAAGAGGATGACAGAATCTGGCAAGAAACCAGAAGACCAGGTGGACATATTCGCTGACTTCAACGGCTTACCGGATTCCGACGCCAAAACCGAATTTTACCAACACGACGCCCACTGGACCAACCGCATGATCCTAGGCGACAGCTTGCAGGTGATGGCGTCCTTGGCCGAGCGGGAAGGGTTGCGCGGCAAGGTGCAGTGCATCTACTTCGATCCGCCGTACGGGATCAAGTACAACTCGAACTTCCAGTGGAGTACCACCAGCCGCGATGTGAAGGACGGTAATCAGGAGCACATCACCCGCGAACCCGAGCAGGTGAAGGCCTTCCGAGACACCTGGCGCGACGGCATCCACAGTTACATGACCTACCTCCGAGACAGACTCACCGTCGCGCGGGATCTATTGACAGAATCTGGCAGCATCTTCGTACAGATTGGCGACGAGAATGTGCACCGGGTGCGCGCGTTGATGGACGAGGTATTTGGAGATGAGAATTTCGTGTCCCAAATCAACTTCAAAAGTATGGGGGCATTGGGACAAGGTGATATTCCGAATGTCTATGACTACCTGATTTGGTATGCCAAAGATAAGAAGTCGATGAAATTCCGCCCGATCTATAAACTGCAAGATTTTGATGGAGATTCTGAGTACAGATTTGTGGCAGATGCTGGGGTGCCTAAAGGATTCCGTTCACTTGAAACTGGTGAAGTGAGGCCGGAGGCAAACGTCGGACTGTTCCGGCGGTCGACATTAACTTCATCAGGATTTACGCCAAGCTGTACTTTTGATTTCCCTTTCGATGGAAAAGTATTTAAGCCCTTTGGCCGCAAAAGCTGGAGAACAAATTCTGCTGGAATGGATCGGCTTCGCAGAGGCGGAAGGATTTTCTCCCTTGGTGAAAATCTTTATTTCCGCAGGTTTGCCAGCGACGCCCAATTGATTCAATATGAAAACTCCTGGGGAGATGCTCCCGCTGCGGCGGACAAAATCTATGTGGTCCAAACCGCACCGAAGTTTATAGAGCGGTGTTTCCTTATGACAACAGATCCTGGCGACTGTATCCTCGACCCTACCTGCGGTTCAGGAACCTCCGCCTACGTGGCCGAGCAATGGGGACGTCGTTGGATCACCATCGACACCTCTCGTGTTGCGCTGGCCCTGGCCCGTGCGCGTATCATGGGTTCGCGTCATCCGTTCTACCTGCTCGCCGACTCACGCGATGGACAGCTCAAAGAGGCGGAAATCACCCGTTCCACCCCCTCCAGTCAGCCCGTGCGGAACACGCTGCGCCAGGGCTTCGTGTACGAGCGGGTACCGCATATCATGCTCAGTTCCATCGCAAATAACGCCGAGATCGACGTGATCTGGGACAAGTGGCAGGCCAAGTTGGAGCCGTTGCGGGAGTCCCTCAACACCTCCCTTGGGAAGGCCTGGCAGGAGTGGGAGCTTCCTCGCGAGGTGGATCCCAAATGGTCGGCGTCGGCCAAGACCCTACATGCCGATTGGTGGCAAGCGCGCATCGCTCGTCAGACGGAAATTGACAAGTCCATCGCGGCGAAGGCCGAATTCGAGCTTCTGTATGACAAGCCCTTCGAGGACAAGAAGAAGGTTCGCGTGGCTGGCCCCTTTACTGTGGAAAGCCTCTCGCCTCACCGCACCCTCACCGTGGGTGCTGATGACGAACTCCTCGATTTCGCCGCCGAGGCAATGGCCAAGGAAGGACGCGATTTCGCCAGCGTGATCCTGGAGAACCTGAAGATTGCGGGGGTGCAGCAGTCGAAGAAGGAGGACAAGATCGAGTTCTCATCGCTCGTTCCTTGGCCGGGGTCTTTCGTCGCCGCCGAGGGGCGATACTTCGAAGGCAATGTCGAGCGCCGGGCTGCCGTCTTCATTGGTCCCGAATTTGGCACGGTATCGCGCCCTGATCTGGTGGACGCAGCCAAAGAGGCCGGAGACGCGGGCTTCGATGTGCTCATCACTTGCGCATTCAACTACGATGCCCACAGCACCGAGTTTACCAAGCTCGGACGCCTACCGGTCTTGAAAGCGAGGATGCATGCGGACCTACACCTGGCCGAAGAGCTGAAGTCCACCACCAAGGGCAACCTGTTCGTGATCTTCGGTGAACCCGACATCACCCTGAACCCTGGCCCCGACGGCACCTACCAAGTGAAGGTCAACGGCGTAGACGTGTTCAACCCCAGCACGGGCAAGATCCAGAGCGACAACGCCGACGGCATCGCCTGCTGGTTCCTGGACACGGACTACAATGGCGAGAGCTTCTTCGTGCGCCACGCCTACTTCCTGGGCCAGAACGACCCCTACAAGTCGCTCAAGACCACCCTCAAGGCTGAGATCAACCAGGACGCCTGGGAAACTCTCAATAGCGATCTCTC